A genomic region of Staphylococcus roterodami contains the following coding sequences:
- a CDS encoding peptide MFS transporter: MTQQNSHGSQIQDIPQTGFFGHPRGLGVLFFVEFWERFSYYGMRALLIFYMYFAVTDNGLGIDKTTAMSIMSVYGSLIYMTSIPGGWIADRITGTRGATLLGAVFIIIGHICLSLPFALIGLFTSMFFIIIGSGLMKPNISNIVGRLYPENDRRMDAGFVIFYMSVNMGALLSPIILQHFVNVKNFHGGFLIAAVGMALGLVWYVLFNRKNLGSVGMKPTNPLTPAEKKKYGIIIGSVVLAIVLIITIGAVTNSLSFNLVSNTVLVLGIALPIVYFTIIIKSKDVTDTERSRVKAFIPLFILGMVFWAIQEQGSNVLNIYGIEQSDMKLNLFGWKTNFGEAIFQSINPLFILLLAPIISLLWQKLGTKQPSLPVKFAIGTFLAGASYILIGIVGYTSGSAHFSVNWVILSYIICVIGELCLSPTGNSAAVKLAPKAFNAQMMSIWYLTNASAQAINGTLVKLIEPLDQTNYFIFLGIVAIVVTTIVLAFSPLIIKAMKGIR; the protein is encoded by the coding sequence ATGACACAACAAAACTCCCATGGAAGTCAAATTCAAGACATACCTCAAACAGGATTTTTCGGGCATCCTAGAGGCCTAGGCGTACTATTTTTTGTAGAATTTTGGGAAAGGTTTAGTTATTATGGCATGCGTGCCCTACTCATTTTCTACATGTACTTCGCTGTAACAGATAATGGCCTTGGAATTGACAAAACAACAGCTATGTCAATCATGTCAGTTTATGGTTCATTAATCTATATGACATCAATACCAGGTGGATGGATCGCTGACAGAATTACAGGCACAAGAGGCGCTACTTTATTAGGTGCAGTCTTTATTATTATCGGACATATTTGTCTAAGCCTACCATTTGCTTTAATCGGCTTATTCACATCAATGTTCTTCATCATTATTGGTTCAGGTTTAATGAAACCTAATATTTCAAATATTGTTGGTCGTTTATATCCTGAAAATGACAGACGTATGGATGCTGGTTTTGTAATTTTCTATATGTCAGTTAATATGGGTGCATTACTATCACCTATCATTTTGCAACACTTTGTTAATGTTAAAAATTTCCACGGTGGATTCTTAATCGCAGCCGTAGGTATGGCACTAGGTTTAGTATGGTATGTACTTTTCAACCGTAAAAACTTAGGTAGTGTAGGTATGAAACCAACTAATCCATTGACACCAGCTGAAAAGAAAAAATACGGAATTATTATCGGGAGCGTTGTATTAGCAATTGTGTTAATAATCACAATTGGCGCTGTAACTAATTCACTATCATTTAACTTAGTTAGTAACACTGTTTTAGTATTAGGTATTGCATTACCTATCGTCTACTTCACAATAATTATTAAAAGTAAAGATGTGACAGATACTGAACGTTCTCGTGTTAAAGCATTTATTCCATTGTTTATTCTTGGAATGGTTTTCTGGGCTATCCAAGAACAAGGATCAAATGTATTAAACATTTATGGAATCGAACAGTCAGATATGAAATTAAATCTATTTGGCTGGAAAACAAACTTTGGAGAAGCGATTTTCCAATCAATTAATCCATTGTTTATTTTATTATTGGCACCAATTATTTCGCTTTTATGGCAAAAGCTTGGTACTAAACAACCTAGCTTACCAGTGAAATTTGCAATTGGTACATTTTTAGCAGGTGCATCTTACATACTTATCGGTATTGTAGGTTACACATCAGGTTCTGCACATTTCTCAGTTAACTGGGTGATTTTATCTTATATTATCTGTGTAATCGGCGAACTTTGCTTATCGCCAACTGGTAATAGTGCAGCTGTAAAATTAGCACCAAAAGCATTTAATGCACAAATGATGAGTATTTGGTACTTAACTAATGCTTCTGCACAAGCAATTAACGGTACATTGGTTAAGTTAATTGAACCACTTGATCAAACTAATTACTTTATCTTCTTAGGTATCGTAGCAATTGTCGTTACAACAATTGTATTAGCATTCTCACCTTTAATCATTAAAGCGATGAAAGGAATCCGCTAA
- the queF gene encoding preQ(1) synthase: protein MAQGRQQDELQDITLLGNQENTYNFDYRPDVLESFDNKHQGRDYFVKFNCPEFTSLCPITGQPDFATIYISYIPNVKMVESKSLKLYLFSFRNHGDFHEDCMNIIMNDLIALMDPHYIEVWGKFTPRGGISIDPYTNYGRPNSKYEKMAEHRLMNHDLYPEKIDNR, encoded by the coding sequence ATGGCACAAGGCCGTCAACAAGATGAATTACAAGATATTACTTTATTAGGAAACCAAGAAAATACTTACAATTTTGACTATCGTCCAGATGTATTAGAATCATTTGACAATAAACATCAAGGCCGTGATTATTTCGTTAAATTCAATTGTCCTGAATTTACTTCTTTATGTCCTATTACAGGACAACCAGATTTTGCAACAATCTATATTTCATATATTCCGAACGTTAAAATGGTTGAATCAAAATCGTTGAAGTTATATTTATTTAGCTTTAGAAACCACGGAGATTTCCACGAAGATTGCATGAACATCATCATGAATGATTTGATTGCACTGATGGATCCTCACTACATTGAAGTGTGGGGTAAATTCACACCACGTGGCGGTATTTCAATTGATCCATATACTAATTATGGACGTCCAAACTCTAAATATGAAAAAATGGCAGAACATCGCTTAATGAACCATGATTTATACCCTGAAAAAATAGATAATCGTTAA
- a CDS encoding DMT family transporter: MNPKVKGIIAILISAIGFSFMSVFFRLAGDLPVFQKSLARNLVAMFIPLFFIYKYHQPMFGRLSSQPLLLTRSTLGLIGVLLNIYAIDHMVLSDADSLMKLNPFWTILLSIIFLHEKVRKYQITAMIVAILGMLLIVKPEFSSSIIPSLAGLFSGIFAASAYTCVRALSTREAPYTIVFYFSLFSVIVLIPFTAYTYVPMTQMQILYLLGAGLAAAVGQIGVTLAYSFAAAKDISIFTYASIIFTAILGFILFGESPDFYATLGYVVIIGASYYMFEKARRDAKVSLNK, from the coding sequence TTGAATCCTAAAGTAAAAGGTATCATTGCCATATTAATTTCGGCTATTGGTTTCAGTTTTATGTCAGTGTTTTTCAGACTTGCAGGTGATCTTCCTGTTTTTCAAAAATCATTAGCACGAAACTTAGTAGCAATGTTTATTCCACTATTTTTTATATATAAATATCATCAACCAATGTTTGGTAGACTCTCTAGTCAACCATTATTACTAACGCGTTCAACCTTAGGACTTATTGGTGTATTGCTAAATATTTATGCAATCGACCATATGGTACTAAGTGATGCAGACTCTTTAATGAAACTCAACCCTTTTTGGACGATTTTATTAAGCATTATTTTCTTGCATGAAAAAGTGAGAAAGTATCAAATCACAGCTATGATAGTTGCAATACTAGGTATGCTTTTAATTGTTAAACCTGAATTTTCTTCATCAATAATTCCTTCACTAGCTGGATTATTCTCAGGTATCTTTGCAGCATCAGCATACACTTGTGTCAGAGCACTTAGTACAAGAGAAGCACCATATACAATAGTATTTTACTTCTCATTATTCTCTGTCATCGTTTTAATACCTTTCACTGCATATACATATGTTCCAATGACTCAAATGCAAATACTGTACCTTTTAGGTGCTGGACTAGCCGCAGCAGTTGGTCAAATTGGTGTTACATTGGCATATAGTTTTGCTGCTGCGAAAGATATTTCTATTTTTACGTATGCATCTATAATATTTACAGCAATACTTGGCTTTATTTTATTTGGAGAGTCTCCAGATTTCTATGCAACATTAGGTTATGTCGTTATTATCGGTGCAAGCTATTACATGTTTGAAAAAGCACGCCGAGACGCTAAAGTATCATTAAATAAATAA
- the nrdI gene encoding class Ib ribonucleoside-diphosphate reductase assembly flavoprotein NrdI: MKIIYFSFTGNVRRFIKRTELENTLEITADNCMEPVHEPFIIVTGTIGFGEVPKPVQSFLEVNHQYIRGVAASGNRNWGLNFAKAGRTISEEYNVPLLMKFELHGKNKDVIEFKNKVGNFNENHGREKVQSY, encoded by the coding sequence ATGAAAATAATATATTTTTCATTTACTGGAAATGTCCGTCGATTTATCAAGAGAACAGAACTAGAAAATACACTTGAGATTACAGCAGATAATTGTATGGAACCAGTTCATGAACCGTTTATTATCGTTACAGGCACTATTGGATTTGGAGAAGTACCAAAACCAGTTCAATCTTTTTTAGAAGTTAATCATCAATACATCAGAGGTGTGGCAGCTAGCGGTAATCGAAATTGGGGACTAAATTTCGCTAAAGCGGGTCGCACGATATCAGAGGAGTATAATGTCCCTTTATTAATGAAGTTTGAGTTACATGGAAAAAACAAAGACGTTATTGAATTTAAGAACAAGGTGGGTAATTTTAATGAAAACCATGGAAGAGAAAAAGTACAATCATATTGA
- the nrdE gene encoding class 1b ribonucleoside-diphosphate reductase subunit alpha → MKTMEEKKYNHIELNNEVTKRREDGFFSLEKDQEALAAYLEEVKDKTIFFDSEIERLRYLVVNDFYFNVFDIYSEADLIEITDYAKSIPFKFASYMSASKFFKDYALKTNDKSQYLEDYNQHVAIVALYLANGNKEQAKQFISAMVEQRYQPATPTFLNAGRARRGELVSCFLLEVDDSLNSINFIDSTAKQLSKIGGGVAINLSKLRARGEAIKGIKGVAKGVLPIAKSLEGGFSYADQLGQRPGAGAVYLNIFHYDVEEFLDTKKVNADEDLRLSTISTGLIVPSKFFDLAKEGKDFYMFAPHTVKEEYGVTLDDIDLDKYYDDMVANPNVDKKKKNAREMLNLIAQTQLQSGYPYLMFKDNANKVHPNSNIGQIKMSNLCTEIFQLQETSIINDYGVEDEIKRDISCNLGSLNIVNVMESGKFRDSVHSGMDALTIVSDVANIQNAPGVRKANSELHSVGLGVMNLHGYLAKNKIGYESEEAKDFANIFFMMMNFYSIERSMEIAKERGIKYQDFEKSDYANGKYFEFYTSQEFEPQFEKVRELFDGMTIPTSEDWKKLQQDIEQYGLYHAYRLAIAPTQSISYVQNATSSVMPIVDQIERRTYGNAETFYPMPFLSPQTMWYYKSAFNTDQMKLIDLIATIQTHIDQGISTILYVNSEISTRELARLYVYAHYKGLKSLYYTRNKLLSVEECTSCSI, encoded by the coding sequence ATGAAAACCATGGAAGAGAAAAAGTACAATCATATTGAATTAAATAATGAGGTCACTAAACGAAGAGAAGATGGATTCTTTAGTTTAGAAAAAGACCAAGAAGCATTAGCTGCTTATTTAGAAGAAGTAAAGGACAAAACAATCTTTTTCGATTCAGAAATAGAACGTTTACGTTACTTAGTAGTTAATGATTTCTATTTCAATGTGTTTGATATATATAGCGAAGCTGATCTTATTGAAATTACTGACTATGCAAAATCTATTCCATTTAAATTTGCAAGTTATATGTCAGCAAGTAAATTTTTCAAAGATTATGCTTTGAAAACTAATGATAAAAGTCAATATTTAGAAGACTACAATCAACACGTTGCTATTGTTGCTTTATACTTAGCGAACGGTAATAAAGAACAAGCGAAACAATTTATTTCAGCAATGGTTGAACAAAGATATCAACCAGCGACACCAACATTTTTAAACGCAGGTCGTGCACGTCGTGGTGAGCTAGTTTCATGTTTCTTATTAGAAGTAGATGATAGCTTAAATTCAATTAACTTTATTGATTCAACTGCAAAGCAATTAAGTAAAATTGGTGGCGGCGTAGCGATTAATTTATCTAAATTGCGTGCACGTGGTGAAGCGATTAAAGGTATCAAAGGCGTAGCTAAAGGTGTGTTACCAATCGCTAAATCACTTGAAGGTGGTTTCAGTTATGCAGACCAACTAGGTCAAAGACCTGGTGCTGGTGCCGTGTACTTAAATATCTTCCACTACGATGTAGAAGAGTTTTTAGATACTAAAAAAGTAAATGCCGATGAAGACCTACGTTTATCTACAATTTCAACTGGTTTAATCGTTCCATCTAAATTCTTTGATTTAGCTAAAGAAGGTAAAGACTTCTATATGTTTGCACCTCATACAGTTAAAGAAGAATACGGTGTGACATTAGATGATATTGATTTAGATAAATATTATGATGACATGGTTGCAAATCCAAATGTTGACAAAAAGAAAAAGAATGCGCGTGAAATGTTGAATTTAATTGCACAAACGCAATTACAATCAGGTTATCCATATTTAATGTTTAAAGACAATGCAAATAAAGTGCATCCGAACTCAAATATTGGTCAAATTAAAATGAGTAATTTATGTACTGAAATTTTCCAATTACAAGAAACATCAATTATTAATGATTATGGTGTTGAAGATGAAATCAAACGTGATATTTCATGTAACTTAGGTTCATTAAACATTGTGAATGTAATGGAAAGTGGTAAGTTTAGAGACTCAGTACATTCTGGTATGGATGCATTAACGATTGTAAGTGACGTTGCAAATATTCAAAATGCACCTGGCGTTAGAAAAGCAAATAGCGAATTACACTCAGTTGGTTTAGGTGTTATGAACTTGCATGGTTACTTAGCTAAAAATAAAATTGGTTATGAGTCAGAAGAAGCAAAAGACTTTGCAAATATCTTCTTTATGATGATGAACTTCTACTCAATTGAACGTTCAATGGAAATTGCTAAAGAACGTGGTATTAAATATCAAGATTTCGAGAAATCTGATTATGCAAATGGTAAATATTTTGAGTTCTATACGTCTCAAGAATTTGAACCACAATTTGAAAAAGTACGTGAATTATTCGATGGAATGACAATTCCTACTTCAGAAGATTGGAAGAAATTACAACAAGATATTGAACAATACGGTTTATATCATGCCTATAGATTAGCGATTGCGCCAACTCAAAGTATTTCTTATGTTCAAAATGCTACAAGTTCTGTAATGCCTATTGTTGATCAAATTGAACGTCGTACTTATGGTAATGCTGAAACATTCTATCCAATGCCATTCTTATCACCACAAACAATGTGGTATTACAAATCAGCATTTAATACAGATCAAATGAAGTTAATTGATTTAATAGCAACGATACAAACACATATTGATCAAGGTATTTCAACAATTCTATATGTTAACTCTGAAATCTCTACACGTGAGTTAGCAAGATTATATGTATATGCGCACTATAAAGGATTAAAATCACTTTACTATACTAGAAATAAATTATTAAGCGTAGAAGAATGTACTAGTTGTTCTATTTAA
- the nrdF gene encoding class 1b ribonucleoside-diphosphate reductase subunit beta: MIAVNWNTQEDMTNMFWRQNISQMWVETEFKVSKDIASWKTLSEAEQDTFKKALAGLTGLDTHQADDGMPLVMLHTTDLRKKAVYSFMAMMEQIHAKSYSHIFTTLLPSSETNYLLDEWVLEEPHLKYKSDKIVANYHKLWGKEASIYDQYMARVTSVFLETFLFFSGFYYPLYLAGQGKMTTSGEIIRKILLDESIHGVFTGLDAQHLRNELSESEKQKADQEMYKLLNDLYLNEESYTKMLYDDLGITEDVLNYVKYNGNKALSNLGFEPYFEEREFNPIIENALDTTTKNHDFFSVKGDGYVLALNVEALQDDDFVFDNK, from the coding sequence ATGATAGCTGTTAATTGGAACACACAAGAAGATATGACGAATATGTTTTGGAGACAAAATATTTCTCAAATGTGGGTTGAAACAGAATTTAAAGTATCAAAAGACATTGCAAGTTGGAAAACATTATCTGAAGCTGAACAAGACACTTTTAAAAAGGCTTTGGCAGGGTTAACAGGTTTAGATACACATCAAGCAGACGATGGTATGCCGCTAGTCATGCTACATACTACAGATTTAAGAAAAAAGGCTGTTTATTCATTTATGGCGATGATGGAACAAATTCATGCGAAAAGTTATTCGCATATTTTCACAACATTATTACCATCTAGCGAAACAAATTATTTATTAGATGAGTGGGTATTAGAAGAACCTCATTTAAAATATAAATCAGATAAAATCGTTGCAAATTATCATAAACTTTGGGGTAAAGAGGCTTCAATTTATGATCAATATATGGCTAGAGTAACAAGTGTATTTTTAGAGACATTTTTATTCTTCTCAGGTTTCTATTATCCGTTATACTTAGCTGGTCAAGGAAAAATGACTACATCAGGTGAAATCATTCGTAAAATTTTATTAGATGAATCTATTCATGGTGTATTTACTGGGCTAGATGCTCAACATTTACGTAATGAATTATCTGAAAGTGAGAAGCAAAAAGCAGATCAAGAAATGTATAAACTTTTAAATGACTTATACTTAAATGAAGAGTCATATACAAAGATGTTATACGATGATCTTGGAATCACTGAAGACGTGTTAAACTACGTTAAATATAATGGGAATAAAGCACTTTCTAACTTAGGTTTTGAACCATATTTTGAAGAACGTGAATTTAACCCAATCATTGAAAATGCATTAGATACAACAACTAAAAACCATGACTTCTTCTCTGTAAAAGGTGATGGTTATGTCTTAGCATTAAATGTTGAAGCACTACAAGATGATGACTTTGTATTTGATAACAAGTAA
- a CDS encoding ABC transporter permease produces the protein MKYLLKGNILLLLLMLLTIISLFIGVSELSIKDIFHLTKDQQNILFSSRIPRTMSILIAGSSLALAGLIMQQMMQNKFVSPTTAGTMEWAKLGILIALLFFPTGHILLKLVFAVVCSICGTFLFVKIIDFIKVKDVIFVPLLGIMIGGIVASFTTFISLRTNAVQSIGNWLNGNFAIITSGRYEILYLSIPLLALTYLFANHFTIVGMGKDFTNNLGLSYEKLINIALFITATITALVVVTVGTLPFLGLVIPNIISIYRGDHLKNAIPHTMMLGAIFVLFSDIVGRVVVYPYEINIGLTIGVFGTIIFLILLMKGRKNYAQQ, from the coding sequence ATGAAGTATTTATTGAAGGGAAATATTTTGCTTCTATTACTTATGTTGTTGACTATTATTTCGCTGTTTATCGGTGTGAGTGAATTATCGATCAAAGATATATTTCATTTAACTAAAGATCAGCAAAATATTTTATTTTCAAGTCGAATTCCTAGAACGATGAGTATTTTAATTGCCGGTAGTTCATTGGCGCTAGCGGGCTTGATTATGCAACAAATGATGCAAAATAAGTTTGTAAGTCCTACTACAGCTGGAACAATGGAGTGGGCTAAATTAGGTATTTTAATAGCCTTATTATTCTTTCCAACAGGTCATATATTATTGAAATTAGTATTTGCTGTTGTATGTAGCATATGCGGTACATTTTTATTTGTTAAAATAATTGATTTTATCAAAGTGAAAGATGTCATCTTTGTCCCACTATTAGGGATTATGATAGGTGGTATTGTTGCAAGTTTTACAACCTTCATCTCATTGCGTACGAATGCTGTACAAAGCATTGGTAACTGGCTTAACGGGAACTTTGCCATTATTACAAGCGGACGTTATGAAATTTTATATTTAAGTATTCCTCTTTTAGCACTGACATATCTGTTTGCTAATCACTTCACTATTGTAGGAATGGGTAAAGATTTCACTAATAATTTAGGTTTGAGTTATGAGAAGTTAATTAATATTGCGCTTTTCATAACTGCAACAATTACAGCTTTAGTAGTTGTCACAGTTGGAACTTTGCCATTTTTAGGTTTAGTTATTCCGAATATTATTTCAATTTATAGAGGCGATCATTTGAAAAATGCTATACCACACACAATGATGTTAGGTGCAATATTTGTATTGTTTTCAGATATCGTAGGTAGAGTAGTCGTTTATCCATATGAAATAAATATTGGTTTAACAATTGGTGTTTTTGGAACAATTATTTTCCTTATCTTATTGATGAAAGGTAGGAAAAATTATGCACAACAATAA
- a CDS encoding iron chelate uptake ABC transporter family permease subunit — protein sequence MHNNNKKLTILIIVTCLVALLYLFAGIDFEIFEYQFSSRLRKFILIILVGAAIATSVVIFQAITNNRLLTPSIMGLDAVYLFIKVIPVFLLGIQSVWVTNVYLNFILTLITMVLFALILFQVIFKIGHFSIYFILLVGVLLGTFFRSITGFIQLIMDPESFLAIQSSMFANFNASNSNLVTFSAVILVILLIITIFLLPYLDVLLLGRAEAINLGVSYEQLTRILLVIVSILVSVSTALVGPITFLGLLTVNLAHELMKTYEHKYILIATICLSWISLFSAQWVVENVFEATTEMSLLIDLIGGSYFIYLLVKRRNAQ from the coding sequence ATGCACAACAATAATAAAAAACTTACTATTTTAATCATCGTGACATGTCTGGTTGCTTTACTCTATTTATTTGCAGGTATTGATTTTGAAATTTTTGAATATCAATTTTCAAGTCGTTTGAGAAAATTTATTTTAATTATACTTGTTGGGGCTGCTATTGCGACTTCAGTTGTCATCTTTCAAGCAATTACGAATAATCGTTTGTTAACACCTTCGATTATGGGACTTGATGCAGTTTATTTGTTTATAAAAGTTATCCCGGTATTTCTACTTGGCATTCAATCGGTTTGGGTGACTAATGTATATTTGAATTTTATTTTAACGTTAATTACCATGGTGCTTTTTGCATTGATACTATTTCAAGTCATTTTTAAAATTGGCCATTTTTCAATTTACTTTATTTTGCTAGTTGGGGTACTACTAGGTACGTTTTTTAGAAGTATTACCGGATTTATTCAATTAATTATGGACCCTGAATCATTTTTAGCGATACAAAGTAGTATGTTTGCGAATTTCAATGCTTCTAATTCAAATTTAGTCACTTTTTCAGCAGTCATTTTAGTAATACTATTAATCATTACGATTTTCTTACTACCTTATTTAGATGTATTACTATTAGGTCGTGCAGAAGCAATAAATTTAGGTGTTTCGTATGAACAATTAACGCGAATTTTATTAGTGATTGTATCAATTTTAGTTTCAGTTTCAACTGCATTAGTAGGTCCTATTACGTTTTTAGGTCTTTTAACTGTGAACTTGGCTCATGAATTAATGAAGACATATGAACATAAATATATATTAATTGCGACAATTTGTTTGAGTTGGATTAGTTTATTTAGTGCGCAATGGGTTGTTGAAAATGTTTTTGAAGCTACGACAGAGATGAGCTTACTTATTGATTTGATAGGTGGAAGTTATTTCATTTATCTATTAGTTAAAAGGAGAAATGCGCAGTGA
- a CDS encoding ATP-binding cassette domain-containing protein has protein sequence MIQVKNLTKTIHNQTILKDISITIEKGKLTSLIGPNGAGKSTLLSAICRLIRFDEGEVKIDGQAMSDYKNNDLSKKISILKQTNHTEMNITVEQLVNFGRFPYSKGRLTKEDHAIVNDALDLLQLQDIRHRNIKSLSGGQRQRAYIAMTIAQDTEYILLDEPLNNLDMKHAVQIMQTLQMLAHKMNKAIVIVLHDINFASCYSDHIVALKDGQLVKSDLKDKVIQSSVLSDLYDMDIQIELIRNQRICLYFKD, from the coding sequence GTGATACAAGTTAAGAATTTAACTAAGACAATACATAATCAAACGATATTAAAAGATATCAGTATAACTATTGAAAAAGGTAAGTTAACGTCATTAATCGGACCAAATGGCGCTGGTAAAAGTACATTACTTTCAGCGATATGTCGTTTAATTCGCTTTGATGAAGGTGAAGTGAAAATTGATGGACAAGCTATGTCTGATTACAAAAATAATGATTTATCTAAAAAGATATCAATTTTGAAGCAAACAAATCATACTGAAATGAACATTACAGTTGAGCAATTAGTTAATTTTGGACGATTTCCATATTCAAAAGGACGATTAACAAAAGAAGATCATGCCATTGTTAATGATGCATTAGATTTATTACAGTTACAGGACATTAGGCATCGAAACATTAAATCATTGTCAGGTGGACAACGCCAACGTGCCTATATCGCAATGACAATAGCACAAGATACGGAATATATTTTACTAGATGAGCCTTTAAATAATTTAGATATGAAACATGCTGTTCAAATTATGCAAACGTTGCAAATGTTAGCACATAAAATGAATAAAGCAATCGTCATTGTCCTGCATGATATTAATTTTGCGTCCTGTTACTCAGATCACATTGTTGCACTGAAAGATGGGCAATTAGTTAAATCAGATTTGAAAGATAAGGTCATTCAAAGTAGTGTTTTAAGCGATTTATATGATATGGACATTCAGATAGAACTTATTAGAAACCAAAGAATTTGCTTATATTTTAAAGATT